Proteins from a single region of Neodiprion virginianus isolate iyNeoVirg1 chromosome 4, iyNeoVirg1.1, whole genome shotgun sequence:
- the LOC124303035 gene encoding NADH dehydrogenase [ubiquinone] 1 alpha subcomplex subunit 10, mitochondrial gives MASALRCGVSKLLARNSISGLCKPSLGASGYIAKIQVAFISGKAMRVVERKRPPPFPYETKRYSRWNQLFDKTVHRMDDNSKIVIVEGPIASGKTEFAEALAKDLDMHYMPAVTMDMHYINSYGFDMRQLDDKLPESCRSYDVKNFCKDPHHMNCANYQLQMYYYRFFQYVDALAHLFSTGEGVVLERCVYSDAIFMESMCNAGYVSKLAQRTYQDLTQLTLRELRLPHLVIYLDVPVPVVKEKIQKRGIPYEVESKVFTEQYLTDIENLYKQQYLKQMSEHAHILIYDWSEGGDPEVVIEDIERLNFDADDRDDLKFRDWQFWDANDWSDTRRIYADEKMSFKVLFNLGEVNAPELIVSGADHLAYQKVWENAPGNKYMKGFNKDMGDTGLLWKGRPTIREYRMPFFS, from the exons ATGGCGAGTGCGTTACGATGCGGTGTAAGCAAGTTGCTAGCTCGCAATTCAATATCAGGATTATGCAAG cCATCATTAGGAGCCAGCGGCTATATAGCGAAAATACAAGTGGCATTCATCTCAGGAAAAGCAATGCGGGTGGTCGAAAGAAAGAGGCCACCTCCGTTTCCGTATGAGACGAAGAGGTACAGTCGTTGGAATCAGCTATTTGACAAAACTGTACACAGAATGGATGATAATTCCAAAATCGTTATTGTCGAAGGGCCAATTGCCTCTGGCAAGACAGAATTTGCTGAAGCATTGGCCAAGGATTTGGACATGCACTATATGCCAGCAGTGACAATGGACATGCATTATATAAACTCGTATGGCTTCGATATGCGGCAATTGGACGACAAGCTGCCAGAATCTTGTAGATCTTATGACGTCAAGAACTTCTGTAAAGATCCGCACCACATGAACTGTGCCAACTATCAGCTCCAAATGTATTATTATAGGTTTTTCCAATACGTTGACGCCTTAGCACACCTTTTCTCAACTGGAGAAGGTGTTGTTTTGGAGCGATGTGTCTACTCTGATGCCATTTTTATGGAGTCAATGTGCAATGCTGGCTATGTTAGCAAACTTGCGCAACGGACTTACCAAGACCTCACACAGCTCACTTTGCGTGAACTCCGCCTGCCGCATTTAGTTATCTATTTGGATGTTCCTGTACCTGTAGTCAAG GAAAAGATTCAAAAGAGGGGGATACCCTACGAAGTTGAATCCAAGGTTTTCACGGAGCAGTACCTGActgatattgaaaatctttATAAACAGCAGTATTTGAAACAGATGTCAGAACATGCTCATATTCTCATTTATGACTGGTCAGAGGGTGGTGACCCTGAGGTTGTCATTGAGGACATCGAGAGATTGAACTTTGACGCTGATGACCGAGACGATCTCAAATTCAGGGACTGGCAATTCTGGGATGCTAACGATTGGAGTGATACAAGGCGCATTTAtgctgatgaaaaaatgtcattcaAAGTGCTATTTAACTTAGGGGAAGTCAATGCACCAGAGCTCATTGTATCAGGAGCTGATCATCTCGCATATCAAAAGGTTTGGGAAAAT GCACCTGGTAACAAGTATATGAAAGGCTTCAATAAAGATATGGGAGATACGGGATTACTGTGGAAAGGGCGCCCTACTATTCGGGAATACAGAATGCCGTTTTTTTCGTAA